Part of the Pomacea canaliculata isolate SZHN2017 linkage group LG11, ASM307304v1, whole genome shotgun sequence genome is shown below.
gcttcatgtgtgtgtatgtgtgcgtgcatgcgtgatTTTGCTTTGTAGCAACAATGCAGTAAAAGTGAAGCTGGTCACCTTACCAAGAACAACATAATGAAGGAAATAATTCAAACTAAAAAGACGTTTGTGATCTTAAGAAACACTTTGTTTTCGTTGTCTAACTAAAGACTTCTTACACTGAAGTAATAACATTTATCTTCTGTACTGCATTTCTCCTCCTCTGAAGATGATCTTTTTGTGTTTAACATGGAAACTAATAACTCATGAAGAAGGATGTAGGGATGTGTACGCCCTCATAGTACTGAAGTTCTAAATTGATCGAGACCACTTCTCTTTTGGAGACCAACGAGATGTGAACACAGACTCAAATATGTCAGTCTCAGTCTGCACAAGGACATCACACTAATTTCTGTGTACTGGCAGAAcagattaattaatttattatttatttacttattattatttgcctTGCTTCGCCACACTATTGTGCTCTTGACACGTGTACATTTCCCGACATTGATTTCACGAGCTTTGCCAAAATTTATTACACTTGAATGAACTGGTAGACTCTAAAACCGTTAATGGAAGGCGATGTTATCAAGAAAACGTCGgctaaacaaaagcaaaaacaacaagcAGAAATTCAATccaattaaattacaaaatacaaaacagaacaCTGCTGGTGACGCCTACTCACGCCTATGAAGCCAATGTCAAAAATGTTGCAGCAGCAAACAGGAGTCGTGAACCCAAAGACTGAATGAAGTGAAAACAAGTAAAGCAGAACAATGTGATTGACTGGTTTACGACTGTCGTACGTGGCTGTTAATGTTACTCCCTGGTAAGACAGATAAGAGCACATTGTCCGTTCAAAAGATGGACTTAAAGAAGGTTGACAAGAAAACTCTCTGAACGTCCAGGGACACTGAAACATCTCTGCTTTCACTTTGTGtcctttgtttattgtttagcTTCGAttcttattttctgaaaattaaaaaactgtactttcataataacaaatatttactatttctttattttctatattttgcatttttattaatttttgtacgCTTTTGTGACATTAGTTCTTTCCCTGGTGCATTCCCTTTTATTCTAGTCTCCCTGGTTTAAAATATACTCTCATTTTTAATGTAGGTCGAAGAATTTCTACCAGAGCCCGATTCCAGAGAGCCCCTTTCATCCTAATCACAGCATCCGGTGGGAGTTTGATACTACTGAGCTACTCAAACGACCTGATGTTATGAATCAGCCACCGAAAATCATCACATGGGTGAAAAAGCCCCGCCATATTCCAGATCTTCCGGAACCTGTGCGCCTGCGCGTGTGTCCGGAAATGCCTTGTCGTGTGACCTCTAACACGTCGTTTCAGGAGCAAAGCTCGGCTCTCCTGTGGGCCGGGGAACTGATGACAGAAACAGAGCCACCGAGAAGATCGCATCCAGACCAGGTAAACGTCCTCCACTGCCCTGTCATGCTGCTCATGGTCACATCTGTTTGTCCACCTGCTGACTAGACTAACAGTAACATCACTGAAGACTACCATAACCGGGAAGGGATTTCGGTTTTGTGAGATGACCTCGTGGAGCTTTGGTCTAGTAGTAAGCTAGACCCTCACTAGACggcttttatttacttactcgAATAAAACATTCAGGTTGGCATtgtaagaataaaaattttaacataTTGTAAGCAAGGTCGAGGTGAAATGTTTTACATAGAAggcagtggttttttttaaattattaattttcttatgcaatatttaaaacgttttctCTTTTCTGAGAATGTCAGGTAGTATAAGTGCTGGTAACTGTGAGGTAAACGATTGCACGCCGATTACAACTGTTCGTGGTGCCATTTGACATGCTGGAGTGGACAGAATGATGGATTGATGTTCTCGACCAAACGAAAGTGGATTTGAGAACTTCATTGTCACCTAGCAAAAGTCATGCAGTGCCCACTTCCACGTACAAACGACAAATAAACGGCCAGTTGTATGTATCGCAAGAGGCTATTATGGCATGAGAAGTGTGCTCAGTTgggaaaaaaacagataaagaacGAGTGCTGGTTACAAGATAAAGATGCACAAAAACAGGCAATCATAAACCTAAAACCATTTGTAAAGCACACTTACAATATCATCCACTCGCATGCTCAAACAACTGACAACTCACCTCTGAGCAGCTGAACTGCAGAGGgtacaaatgatttcaagtgcCTCTTACTATAAAGGCATAGCATAAATCCGCATACTCGTACATCAACaattggttttgtttgtttgtttgtttgtttgtttgtttgtttgtttgtttgtttgtttgtttgtttgtttgtttgtttgtttgtttgtttgtttgtttgttttcaaggTCTAGTTCGGAGCAACTTTTTATGATTGTCTACTTTAATTTTCTCCCTCGAGGTTTTTGTGTTTCACGATCTTGAACCCCCGAGGTCCAGCTGGGTGTGTTCTTCCACGTTCCGCCTGGACCCCTGGAAGTCGGCATTTAACTGGACCATGCATTACAGGTAACTGCGGgtctgagttttgttttctttgctagCGTTTGTCCACTTTGGATGTAGTTtatatgaaagagagagaaagaaagagcacatGCGCTCTTGTGGGTGTGGGtttgggtgtgggtgtgggtgtggttgctgattttttttttttcgagtgtACATATGCTCACACTTTATTCGGTTGAAGTGTATTCTTTATTCTTAGTtattacaaatctttttttttttaagtaatgcaCTCTACACTCCCTTAAGATCATATCCAAGAAACGAAATCAGTTCTAAGCTTCGTCCTCGGTCATGTTGAAGGTTTGACGCCGACATTCTCAGTCTCCATGGCCTGGTGGTCAAGCGAAGACGTCCAGTCAAGCGGAACTACACGGACATCCTGGCCAGGAAGACCAAGTTCGCTGCCTGGGCTGTCAGCAGTGTTATAGATCAAAGCAGACGGAAAGAGTTCGCCGCCATGCTGCAGAAGTACATCTCCATCGACATCTTCGGGGAAAGTTCTGCACACAGATGTCCTCGAGACCAAGATGACCTCTGTTTTCAGACATTCAGCAGGGACTACAAGTTCTACCTGGGTTTTGAAAGTTCCTTAGCGAAGGACTACATTTCAGAGAAATTCTTCCGCTATCTGAACTTAGACACTGTGCTCGTTGCCCGAGGCAGCAACGAATACAAGGTGAGTGTTATCTGTTTTTggctgtcatcatcataatcgtcatcatcatcatcctcattattGTAATTATCAAACCACGCTTTTTGTAggctttgtgtttttttctcacAACCTGTAATCGTCTTTGCTTACACTTTGTCTTGCTATTAACTTGGTTGCAGTTCCACGCTCCTCAAAACATCTTCATCAACACGGCGGACTTTGCAACAGTCAAAGACCTCGCCGACTACCTTCTGCACCTCGACAAACACCCCGAAGAGTACCTTGAGATTCTCAAGGCAAAGGACGAGTACGAGGTTCTGTTCGAGGACTACCCGTTGCGTTATGGTGACGGGCAAGTGTTCTTCATGCATTACCAGTACGAGGCCACAGCTTTCTGTGAGATGTGTCGCCGCCTGTGGAACCTGGACTCCTACAGACAGACCATTCCGGACATACGGAAGTGGGTTGACAAAGAGCTGTGTTATGAGGCTACAGACTTACACTAACATAGCCTAGTGGTATTGTTATAGACGCTAGaatgttttgtgacagtgtATCGGTGTGCCTCGGTTtgctttggggttttttgtttgtttgtttgtttttgtttttgttttttttgttttttgttgtttttttgttttgttttttgtttgtttgggggttttttgtttgttttttgtttgttttttgtttgttttgttttgttctgttttattttgttttttgttttttgtttttcttgtttggttagttgttttttttagctgGGAAAAGGAATGCGAGAATATTTGACATAGGTAAGACCCTGATCACAAATTTCTTAcaggaagaagatgaaaaagacaaatgacTAGAAACTAATAATACTGTGATGAACATAAAGGAATATTGACAAATATGTGGAATTCAGGAGTGGGCGGAAGATATTTCGAGAGTTTATATAAGATATTTCCATAAAAGTATGTGTTTGGTGGCAGGACAGTTtcaaacatatacacattttatagaGAAAGGGCAGACAATTGCAAAGGGCGGGGCCACAGAAGGATCGTCTGCTAAGTTTCTGCTGTCTGGTGAGTGGCACAGAGGGGAAGCAACACAAGTAAACCGAAGAAACCAACTCTGATGGTAGAgatgacaaaaatgtctcattttacaaacttgtctttttttcgaTTTCAGTTCACATTCATCTGAGATCTTTCTGTTTTCCAAGTatacaaagtttttgtttatatgcTGTGTTTTGAAAACTCATGTCTATTACTGATGtctacataattttattttcaataagaAGTTGTCACTAGACCTATAGACTCTACATATTTATGCACTACTTAATTCTGTTCTCACTTAAAACCTGAAGATGGTTGTTCTCATCTCGGATGTTAAGACATCACTTCCTTGTTGACAGCAGCGCTGACTTCAGATGTTTCACCAAAGAAGGCTACCAATCTGTATTTTTAGATgctattaatattttaaaataatttttaaaaatgtaatattataaaatatattatctcATACATCTCGCGTTTTGTCTCGTTAATTTATAGCATTTCGGGTGTATAATATACTGCATTTTCGGTCAACTGGTTTTTTTcccacatttttgaaaaaaatgttaacaacttTGCTTACCCTAGGCAGAGTGTAAATTTTTGAGGGGACGCAAGACCGCAAGTAATTTTTTAATACCCTGTCGTCGTCTTAATTGTTTTTGGTTTGATTGCCAGATGT
Proteins encoded:
- the LOC112574997 gene encoding galactoside 3(4)-L-fucosyltransferase-like isoform X2; translated protein: MMKILRHKTFYLIVFACAGLLLLGASIHFYQIPFVYLKSSPTVSRIGSDYPCVNRINLHPTDVPPQSFVLNLNDPIWQRHQKSQGVLGYPVPFNKSQHEEGKNRKQNEVQTSDNWPKLSKNFYQSPIPESPFHPNHSIRWEFDTTELLKRPDVMNQPPKIITWVKKPRHIPDLPEPVRLRVCPEMPCRVTSNTSFQEQSSALLWAGELMTETEPPRRSHPDQVFVFHDLEPPRSSWVCSSTFRLDPWKSAFNWTMHYRFDADILSLHGLVVKRRRPVKRNYTDILARKTKFAAWAVSSVIDQSRRKEFAAMLQKYISIDIFGESSAHRCPRDQDDLCFQTFSRDYKFYLGFESSLAKDYISEKFFRYLNLDTVLVARGSNEYKFHAPQNIFINTADFATVKDLADYLLHLDKHPEEYLEILKAKDEYEVLFEDYPLRYGDGQVFFMHYQYEATAFCEMCRRLWNLDSYRQTIPDIRKWVDKELCYEATDLH
- the LOC112574997 gene encoding galactoside 3(4)-L-fucosyltransferase-like isoform X1 codes for the protein MRHFSDLQDHRATVTWSVTMMKILRHKTFYLIVFACAGLLLLGASIHFYQIPFVYLKSSPTVSRIGSDYPCVNRINLHPTDVPPQSFVLNLNDPIWQRHQKSQGVLGYPVPFNKSQHEEGKNRKQNEVQTSDNWPKLSKNFYQSPIPESPFHPNHSIRWEFDTTELLKRPDVMNQPPKIITWVKKPRHIPDLPEPVRLRVCPEMPCRVTSNTSFQEQSSALLWAGELMTETEPPRRSHPDQVFVFHDLEPPRSSWVCSSTFRLDPWKSAFNWTMHYRFDADILSLHGLVVKRRRPVKRNYTDILARKTKFAAWAVSSVIDQSRRKEFAAMLQKYISIDIFGESSAHRCPRDQDDLCFQTFSRDYKFYLGFESSLAKDYISEKFFRYLNLDTVLVARGSNEYKFHAPQNIFINTADFATVKDLADYLLHLDKHPEEYLEILKAKDEYEVLFEDYPLRYGDGQVFFMHYQYEATAFCEMCRRLWNLDSYRQTIPDIRKWVDKELCYEATDLH